A DNA window from Chitinibacter fontanus contains the following coding sequences:
- the purN gene encoding phosphoribosylglycinamide formyltransferase, producing MKNIVILISGRGSNMQAIVNAQIAGAQIAAVISNRPDAGGLAWAAERGIETAVLDHKQFADRESFDLALANLVDSYSPDLLVLAGFMRILTAGFVNRYSNRLINVHPSLLPAFTGLNTHQRAIDEGVKLAGCTVHFVTAELDHGPMIAQAAVPVLDDDTAETLAARILVQEHQLYPQAVAWFVADQLQVVDGKVKLAAQVRADIAVRAPSI from the coding sequence ATGAAAAATATTGTAATTCTGATTTCTGGCCGTGGCAGTAATATGCAGGCTATTGTGAATGCACAAATTGCTGGCGCACAGATTGCCGCGGTGATTTCGAATCGCCCTGATGCAGGTGGTTTGGCATGGGCTGCTGAACGTGGCATTGAGACGGCCGTATTAGATCACAAACAATTTGCCGATCGGGAAAGCTTTGATTTGGCGCTGGCCAATTTAGTCGATAGCTATAGCCCTGATTTACTAGTACTGGCCGGATTTATGCGTATTTTGACTGCGGGTTTCGTTAATCGCTACAGTAACCGCCTGATTAATGTCCATCCATCACTGTTGCCGGCATTTACTGGCCTGAACACGCATCAACGCGCTATTGATGAGGGCGTTAAGCTGGCGGGTTGCACGGTGCATTTTGTGACGGCGGAGCTCGATCATGGCCCGATGATTGCCCAAGCCGCCGTGCCTGTGCTCGATGATGATACGGCAGAAACCCTGGCTGCCCGGATTCTTGTGCAAGAGCATCAACTTTACCCTCAGGCGGTAGCTTGGTTTGTGGCGGATCAATTGCAAGTTGTAGATGGGAAAGTAAAGCTGGCTGCGCAAGTGC
- the purM gene encoding phosphoribosylformylglycinamidine cyclo-ligase produces the protein MSDQNLKQSLSYRDAGVDIDAGDQLVENIKPFAKRTMRPEVLGGIGGFGALVEISKKFKEPVLVSGTDGVGTKLKLAFDLNRHDTVGIDLVGMSVNDILVQGAEPLFFLDYFACGKLDVDSATEVIKGIAYGCEQAGCALTGGETAEMPGMYPVGEYDLAGFAVGVVEKSKVITGQDIKAGDVVLGLASNGAHSNGYSLIRKILALGQVDFNAEFDGGRSLADVVMAPTRIYVKPLLKLIDTLTVKGMAHITGGGITENVPRVLPENVVAQIDAASWTMPKLFTWLQEQGNVAQQEMYKTFNCGVGMVVIVAAEDAAAATALLQAEGETVYQLGVVRERVGDEHQTQVA, from the coding sequence GTGAGCGACCAAAATCTCAAGCAAAGTCTGAGCTACCGCGACGCCGGTGTTGATATCGACGCTGGTGACCAGCTCGTTGAAAATATTAAACCATTTGCCAAGCGCACCATGCGCCCTGAAGTGCTCGGTGGCATTGGTGGTTTTGGTGCGCTGGTTGAAATCAGCAAAAAATTTAAAGAGCCTGTTCTGGTTTCCGGCACTGATGGTGTGGGCACCAAATTGAAATTGGCTTTTGATTTGAACCGTCACGACACCGTGGGTATCGATCTGGTCGGCATGAGCGTGAACGATATTCTGGTACAAGGCGCTGAGCCATTGTTCTTCTTGGATTATTTCGCTTGCGGCAAATTGGATGTAGATAGCGCAACTGAAGTGATCAAAGGCATTGCTTACGGCTGTGAACAAGCTGGTTGTGCTTTGACGGGGGGTGAAACCGCTGAAATGCCGGGCATGTACCCTGTTGGCGAATACGATTTGGCTGGCTTTGCCGTTGGCGTGGTTGAAAAATCAAAAGTCATTACTGGCCAAGACATTAAAGCGGGTGATGTGGTGCTTGGTTTGGCATCCAACGGCGCACATTCAAATGGCTACTCTTTAATCCGTAAAATTTTGGCTTTGGGTCAAGTTGACTTTAACGCTGAATTTGACGGTGGCCGTTCATTGGCCGATGTGGTGATGGCACCAACGCGCATTTATGTGAAGCCATTATTGAAACTGATTGATACTTTAACGGTCAAAGGCATGGCGCATATTACCGGCGGTGGTATCACCGAGAATGTGCCGCGCGTATTACCAGAGAATGTGGTTGCGCAAATCGACGCAGCGAGCTGGACCATGCCAAAACTGTTCACTTGGTTGCAAGAGCAAGGCAATGTGGCGCAGCAAGAAATGTACAAAACATTTAACTGTGGCGTTGGTATGGTTGTCATTGTGGCGGCGGAAGATGCGGCTGCAGCGACTGCGTTGTTGCAAGCTGAGGGTGAAACAGTTTATCAACTGGGCGTGGTTCGTGAGCGCGTAGGGGATGAGCACCAGACCCAAGTCGCATAA
- the hda gene encoding DnaA regulatory inactivator Hda, producing MKQLLLDLLLPAPRTFDDFVRGENAELLFQLGEWAQGDVRALYIWGESGAGKSHLLSASEAKLNHQYAVYFVNAREEMLPQHVDGNAALLVDNVESLDAEQQIVLFDHYNTLREGGGRILVSGTLPPMLLALRDDLATRLGWGLVYQLKSLSDEDKIAALQRRARHLGFELQRELGEYLLNHAARDLPNLYLQLEAINEMALSKQRQITLPLIREALKNNTY from the coding sequence ATGAAGCAATTACTGTTAGATTTATTGTTACCCGCTCCGCGTACCTTTGATGATTTCGTGCGTGGAGAAAATGCAGAGCTACTCTTCCAACTTGGGGAGTGGGCGCAGGGTGACGTGCGTGCACTCTATATCTGGGGAGAAAGTGGCGCAGGAAAAAGCCATTTGCTCAGCGCGAGTGAGGCCAAACTCAATCATCAATATGCCGTTTACTTTGTTAATGCACGTGAAGAAATGCTACCTCAACACGTGGACGGTAACGCGGCATTGCTGGTCGATAATGTTGAAAGCCTAGATGCCGAGCAGCAGATTGTGCTATTTGATCATTACAACACCTTACGCGAAGGCGGCGGCAGGATTCTCGTGAGCGGCACCTTACCGCCAATGCTGTTAGCGCTCAGAGACGATTTGGCCACTCGTCTGGGCTGGGGCTTGGTCTATCAGCTCAAATCACTCTCTGATGAAGACAAGATTGCCGCCCTACAGCGCCGTGCGCGCCATCTTGGCTTTGAACTACAGCGTGAACTAGGTGAATATTTACTCAACCACGCTGCCCGAGACTTACCCAATCTATACCTCCAATTAGAAGCAATTAATGAAATGGCGCTGTCAAAACAGCGCCAAATCACCTTGCCTCTCATTCGAGAAGCCTTAAAAAATAACACGTACTAA
- a CDS encoding type II secretion system protein, producing MRMKQNGFTLVELAIVLVIIGLILGMAFKGKDLIDGAKVKNLAAQHNKIVAGINIFYEKYGSYPGDGCGAGQPTAGTAVCTGTKNGLIESGNEAVAFWVALIDRSNILTNAERRSVFGQDWEVWNSTGAGNPSFAGTRAVAGSWLDLPGSAQADPRFVCALDRQIDDGESGSGIVRDADSTTSYTATSDCWALSGQVNVVMRLLP from the coding sequence ATGCGGATGAAGCAAAATGGATTTACCTTGGTTGAGTTGGCTATTGTGCTTGTGATTATTGGGCTGATTTTGGGAATGGCGTTTAAAGGTAAGGATTTGATTGATGGCGCCAAAGTAAAAAATTTGGCAGCGCAACATAATAAAATCGTCGCTGGTATAAATATATTTTACGAAAAGTATGGCTCTTATCCAGGCGATGGTTGTGGGGCCGGCCAACCCACCGCAGGCACTGCCGTGTGTACTGGGACTAAAAATGGTTTGATTGAATCAGGCAATGAAGCTGTCGCTTTTTGGGTGGCATTGATCGACCGAAGTAATATTCTTACTAATGCAGAACGACGTAGTGTTTTTGGGCAAGACTGGGAGGTTTGGAATAGCACTGGCGCGGGTAATCCGAGTTTTGCAGGCACACGGGCTGTTGCAGGAAGTTGGCTCGATTTGCCGGGGAGTGCCCAAGCTGATCCTAGGTTCGTATGCGCTTTAGATCGTCAAATCGATGATGGTGAGTCCGGTAGCGGCATTGTTCGTGATGCCGATAGTACAACATCGTACACGGCAACTTCGGATTGCTGGGCCTTAAGTGGTCAGGTCAATGTGGTGATGCGCCTATTGCCTTAA
- a CDS encoding type II secretion system protein, translating into MMRRNQGFTLVELAIVLVIIGLILGMAFKGKDLIDGAKVKNMQAQYNKIVSGINIFYEKYGFYPGDGCTTATPATVAACNGTRNGQIDNGAEADAFWVLLIDVTNILQSADRRSVLGQDWTVWNRSGALWLDFAGAANADMRFICALDRLMDDGDANTGVVRDGDPATTAPYASSSNSYSAATDCWSLSGQANVLIKVMP; encoded by the coding sequence ATGATGCGCCGCAATCAGGGTTTTACGCTGGTTGAGCTAGCGATCGTGTTAGTTATTATTGGTCTGATTCTGGGGATGGCGTTCAAGGGCAAAGACTTGATTGATGGTGCCAAAGTCAAGAATATGCAGGCGCAATACAATAAAATCGTTAGTGGAATTAATATTTTTTACGAGAAGTATGGTTTTTACCCTGGAGATGGCTGTACTACTGCCACCCCTGCAACGGTGGCGGCGTGTAACGGCACCCGCAATGGACAAATTGACAATGGTGCTGAAGCCGATGCATTTTGGGTCTTGTTAATTGATGTGACCAATATCTTACAAAGCGCCGATCGGCGCAGTGTATTAGGCCAAGATTGGACGGTCTGGAATCGCTCCGGTGCGCTGTGGTTGGACTTTGCCGGTGCAGCCAATGCCGATATGCGTTTTATTTGTGCGCTAGATCGATTGATGGACGATGGTGATGCTAATACAGGCGTCGTTCGTGATGGTGATCCCGCCACGACTGCTCCCTATGCATCTAGCAGTAATAGCTATTCTGCGGCAACTGATTGCTGGAGTTTGTCGGGTCAGGCTAATGTTTTGATAAAAGTGATGCCATAA
- a CDS encoding type II secretion system protein — translation MKYHQQKGFTLVELAIVLVIIGLILGMAFKGKDLIDGAKVKNMQAQYNKIVAGFNIYYEKYGAYPGDGCASAPAAGATTCPTTGRNGLINGASETAAAITLLQNTNILTSADLRSVFGQDWVISDSAATQTGYANNTNYLTLTSTATAAADVRFVCALDRLMDDGVNTTGIVRSVGVTYSATDDCWALSGQVSIGIRVLP, via the coding sequence ATGAAATATCACCAACAAAAAGGTTTTACCTTGGTCGAGCTGGCAATTGTGCTGGTGATCATTGGTCTGATTCTGGGAATGGCTTTTAAAGGTAAGGATCTGATCGATGGAGCCAAAGTAAAAAATATGCAGGCGCAATACAACAAAATTGTTGCTGGCTTTAATATTTATTACGAAAAATATGGCGCGTATCCAGGTGATGGCTGTGCCAGCGCGCCGGCCGCAGGGGCGACTACTTGCCCTACAACTGGGCGCAACGGTTTGATTAATGGTGCGTCAGAAACCGCTGCTGCGATCACACTGCTACAGAATACCAATATTTTAACTAGTGCCGATCTGCGCAGTGTATTTGGGCAGGATTGGGTGATTTCCGATTCTGCGGCCACGCAAACTGGTTATGCCAACAATACTAATTATTTAACACTCACCAGTACCGCTACGGCGGCCGCTGATGTGCGTTTTGTTTGCGCACTTGATCGATTAATGGATGATGGAGTCAATACGACGGGGATTGTACGCAGTGTTGGCGTCACGTATTCGGCCACCGACGATTGCTGGGCTTTGTCTGGTCAAGTTTCAATTGGTATTCGGGTGCTGCCATGA
- the leuS gene encoding leucine--tRNA ligase: MQEQYSPLSVEAAAQSHWDETRAFEVTEDTSKPKYYACSMLPYPSGKLHMGHVRNYTINDMLARHLRMKGFNVLMPMGWDAFGLPAENAAIAYKKSPAEWTYANIDDMKSQMKPLGLAFDWSREIATCDPDYYKWNQWFFLKMLENGTAYKKTQIVNWDPVDQTVLANEQVVDGRGWRSGAIVEKREIPGYYFAITKYADELLNDIDTLEGWPDMVRAMQRNWIGKSEGVRFAFNHDIQDASGNLVQDGKLYVFTTRADTIMGVTFCAVAAEHPLATRAAELKPELAAFIEECKKGGTTEAELATQEKVGVSTGLFVTHPLTGTQVEVWIGNYVLMGYGDGAVMAVPAHDERDFAFAKKYNLAIKQVIAVEGEEFSTEAWAEWYGDKTRGVTVNSGKYDGLSYKAAVDAVAADLAAKNAGEKKTTWRLRDWGISRQRYWGTPIPIIHCDCCGDVPVPYDQLPVVLPTDCIPDGSGNPLKHREDFLNVDCPKCGAPAKRETDTMDTFVDSSWYFMRYCDPKNSDAMVGDGTAYWMGAANNAAGGMDQYIGGIEHAVLHLLYARFWTKAMRDAGLINFGEPFKNLFTQGMLLRDCYYREDASGKKRWFYPAEVQVQHDDKGRPIAAIAVEDGQPVIMGGIEKMSKSKNNVVEPKDIIEKFGADTARLFTMFAGPPEQSAAWSDSGVEGAYRYLRRLWTYGFKNLDAIKAAANTLDGIELSKDDKALRFEVHNTLKQINLDYERLQYNTVVSGVMKLLNALEGYKGENSAVIRECFGILLRAIYPAAPHIAHTLWNELSYGGEIATAAWPEPASDALVQDEVKLMVQINGKLRGEIHVSKDASKEAIEAAALEDEGVKKHLEGTPKKVIIVPGRLVNIVA, encoded by the coding sequence ATGCAAGAACAGTACTCACCGCTCTCCGTCGAAGCCGCCGCCCAAAGCCATTGGGATGAAACGCGCGCATTTGAAGTCACTGAAGACACCAGCAAACCGAAATACTATGCCTGCTCGATGCTGCCCTACCCTTCGGGCAAGCTGCACATGGGTCACGTGCGCAACTACACCATCAACGACATGCTGGCGCGTCATCTGCGCATGAAAGGCTTTAATGTACTGATGCCAATGGGCTGGGATGCGTTTGGTTTGCCGGCCGAAAACGCGGCGATTGCCTACAAAAAATCACCGGCAGAATGGACTTACGCCAATATCGACGACATGAAGTCGCAAATGAAGCCGCTGGGTTTGGCGTTCGACTGGTCACGCGAAATCGCGACGTGCGATCCGGATTACTACAAGTGGAACCAGTGGTTCTTCTTAAAAATGCTGGAAAACGGCACGGCGTACAAAAAAACCCAGATCGTGAACTGGGATCCGGTTGATCAAACTGTTTTGGCCAACGAACAAGTCGTTGACGGTCGCGGCTGGCGCTCGGGAGCAATTGTGGAAAAGCGCGAGATTCCGGGCTACTACTTCGCGATCACCAAATACGCCGATGAACTGCTGAACGACATCGATACGCTGGAAGGCTGGCCTGACATGGTACGCGCCATGCAGCGTAACTGGATCGGCAAATCCGAAGGCGTGCGCTTTGCGTTCAATCACGACATCCAAGATGCGAGCGGCAACTTGGTGCAAGACGGCAAGCTGTACGTCTTCACCACCCGCGCCGACACGATTATGGGCGTGACTTTCTGTGCGGTGGCGGCCGAGCACCCACTAGCCACCCGCGCGGCGGAGCTGAAGCCAGAACTGGCCGCGTTTATCGAAGAATGCAAAAAAGGCGGCACTACTGAAGCCGAACTCGCCACCCAAGAGAAAGTGGGTGTATCGACCGGCCTATTCGTGACTCACCCGCTCACTGGCACGCAAGTTGAAGTCTGGATTGGTAACTATGTACTGATGGGCTACGGCGATGGCGCAGTCATGGCCGTTCCAGCGCACGACGAGCGCGATTTTGCTTTTGCGAAAAAATACAATCTGGCGATCAAACAAGTGATCGCAGTGGAAGGCGAAGAATTCAGCACCGAGGCTTGGGCTGAGTGGTATGGCGACAAAACGCGTGGTGTAACGGTGAACTCTGGCAAATACGACGGCCTGAGCTACAAAGCCGCCGTTGATGCCGTGGCCGCTGATTTAGCCGCAAAAAATGCTGGCGAGAAAAAAACCACTTGGCGTCTGCGCGACTGGGGTATTTCGCGCCAGCGCTATTGGGGCACCCCCATCCCGATTATTCATTGCGATTGCTGCGGCGATGTACCAGTGCCGTATGATCAACTGCCAGTGGTGCTGCCAACCGACTGCATTCCAGACGGCTCTGGTAATCCACTGAAACATCGCGAAGATTTCTTAAACGTTGACTGCCCGAAATGTGGTGCGCCAGCAAAACGCGAAACCGACACGATGGATACCTTCGTCGATTCGAGCTGGTATTTCATGCGCTATTGCGACCCGAAAAACAGCGACGCGATGGTCGGCGACGGCACCGCTTACTGGATGGGTGCCGCCAACAATGCAGCCGGCGGCATGGATCAATACATCGGTGGGATCGAGCATGCAGTCTTGCACTTGTTGTACGCGCGCTTCTGGACCAAGGCAATGCGCGACGCGGGCCTGATCAACTTTGGCGAGCCGTTTAAAAACCTGTTCACCCAAGGCATGTTGCTGCGTGATTGCTACTACCGCGAAGACGCAAGCGGCAAAAAACGCTGGTTCTACCCAGCCGAAGTGCAAGTGCAGCACGACGACAAAGGTCGCCCAATCGCAGCGATTGCGGTTGAAGACGGTCAGCCGGTGATCATGGGCGGCATCGAGAAAATGTCGAAGTCGAAAAACAACGTGGTTGAACCGAAAGACATTATCGAGAAATTCGGCGCCGATACTGCGCGTCTGTTCACGATGTTTGCGGGTCCACCAGAGCAGAGCGCGGCGTGGTCGGATAGCGGCGTGGAAGGTGCGTATCGCTACTTGCGCCGCCTATGGACGTATGGCTTCAAAAACCTTGATGCCATTAAGGCTGCAGCCAATACCCTAGACGGTATTGAATTGAGCAAAGACGACAAAGCACTGCGCTTTGAAGTTCACAACACGCTCAAGCAAATCAACCTTGACTATGAACGTCTGCAGTACAACACGGTCGTGTCAGGCGTAATGAAGTTGCTCAATGCGCTCGAAGGCTACAAGGGCGAAAACAGTGCCGTAATCCGCGAATGCTTTGGCATCTTGCTACGTGCCATTTACCCAGCTGCGCCGCACATTGCGCATACGCTGTGGAATGAACTTAGCTACGGCGGCGAGATTGCGACTGCAGCTTGGCCAGAGCCAGCGAGCGACGCCTTGGTGCAAGACGAAGTCAAGCTGATGGTGCAAATCAACGGCAAGCTACGCGGTGAAATTCACGTCTCGAAAGATGCGAGCAAAGAAGCAATTGAAGCAGCGGCTCTTGAGGACGAAGGCGTGAAAAAACACTTGGAAGGCACACCAAAGAAAGTAATTATTGTACCGGGCCGCCTAGTCAATATTGTGGCCTAA
- a CDS encoding LPS-assembly lipoprotein LptE, with protein sequence MPTIVRPLFVALLALSLVACGFHLRGQGPASALQYRSAKVIGNGGAFNELNRQLQLMQINLNAAEPEITIQILSEGTDKQVLSVNNNGQVSEYRLFYRIHFSASRAGEMLIDDQTISLQRNISWDENSVLSKESEEANLIREMQRDGASQIVRRINAASKGINGGQSMASKTATTSQ encoded by the coding sequence ATGCCTACGATCGTCCGTCCCTTATTTGTTGCCCTGCTCGCACTGAGCTTAGTGGCTTGCGGGTTTCACCTGCGCGGACAAGGGCCTGCGTCTGCACTGCAATATCGCAGCGCCAAAGTAATCGGAAATGGCGGAGCCTTCAACGAGCTCAATCGCCAATTACAACTGATGCAGATCAACCTTAACGCAGCCGAACCTGAAATTACGATTCAGATACTATCAGAAGGGACAGACAAACAAGTACTGAGCGTCAACAATAATGGCCAAGTTTCGGAATATCGCCTGTTTTACCGCATCCATTTCAGTGCCAGCAGAGCCGGAGAGATGCTGATTGATGATCAAACTATCTCATTACAGCGCAATATCTCTTGGGATGAAAACAGCGTGCTATCCAAAGAAAGCGAGGAAGCCAATTTAATTCGCGAAATGCAGCGCGACGGGGCATCACAAATTGTGCGCCGGATTAATGCGGCCTCAAAAGGCATAAATGGCGGGCAATCTATGGCCTCAAAAACAGCGACAACTTCGCAATAA
- the holA gene encoding DNA polymerase III subunit delta, whose protein sequence is MRPEDLSKSLQRGLASLYVIHGDEPLLALESAQQIRDAARKAGYSEREVLTVENAAHFQWSQLTSSGASMSLFAELRLLELRIPNGKPGIEGGKALESFANNIPDDILTIITLPKLDKTALNSKWMQALAKAGEVIEAKLIERPALPQWINQRLAVQGQSLANDAMEWLVDRVEGNLLAAHQEIQKLALLHPKGELNLAELEAAVANVARYDVFSLGEAVLSGDASRVCHMLDGLRAEGESAVLVLWALAEETRTLYKFAQGRARGVAAAQLTKELRIWGNKQRLIESAASRVNAKRLKAALQLARKIDGTIKGIGEGSVWAELTDLALLLINPQPTHRGW, encoded by the coding sequence ATGCGACCTGAAGATTTGAGCAAATCACTGCAGCGAGGCTTGGCTTCGCTGTATGTCATTCATGGTGATGAGCCCTTACTCGCCCTTGAATCGGCGCAACAGATCCGCGACGCTGCGCGCAAAGCGGGCTATAGCGAACGTGAAGTGCTCACAGTAGAAAATGCGGCGCATTTTCAGTGGTCACAGCTCACCAGCAGCGGTGCTTCAATGTCATTGTTTGCTGAACTGCGTCTGTTAGAGCTGCGCATCCCAAATGGCAAACCGGGCATTGAAGGGGGTAAAGCTCTAGAGAGCTTTGCCAACAATATCCCTGACGATATACTCACTATCATTACCCTACCCAAGTTAGATAAAACGGCACTCAACAGCAAATGGATGCAAGCACTTGCTAAAGCAGGTGAGGTGATCGAAGCTAAACTCATCGAACGCCCCGCTCTGCCACAATGGATTAATCAACGCCTAGCTGTGCAAGGCCAGAGCTTAGCCAATGATGCCATGGAATGGTTAGTTGATCGGGTTGAAGGCAATTTACTGGCCGCCCATCAAGAAATACAAAAACTAGCATTACTCCATCCCAAAGGTGAACTCAACCTTGCCGAGCTGGAAGCAGCTGTCGCAAATGTTGCGCGCTATGATGTGTTTAGTTTGGGTGAGGCGGTGCTTAGCGGCGATGCATCACGCGTTTGTCATATGCTTGATGGATTACGTGCCGAGGGCGAATCAGCCGTGCTGGTCCTTTGGGCGCTAGCAGAAGAAACTCGGACGCTCTATAAATTTGCGCAAGGGCGTGCGCGTGGCGTTGCTGCGGCTCAGCTCACCAAAGAGCTGAGAATTTGGGGCAATAAACAACGCTTAATTGAAAGTGCTGCCAGCCGTGTCAATGCCAAACGACTGAAAGCTGCGCTGCAACTAGCCCGCAAAATTGATGGCACCATTAAAGGCATTGGTGAAGGCAGTGTGTGGGCTGAACTCACCGACTTGGCCCTCCTACTAATTAACCCTCAGCCAACCCATCGCGGATGGTGA
- the rng gene encoding ribonuclease G, with product MKEQILVNITPQETRVATIEDAVVQDIHIERTAHRGLVGNIYLGLVKRVLPGMQSAFIEIGLERAAFLHIADVIQQRQNPNEPQRIERILHEGQAVMVQVIKDPIGTKGARLSTQISIAGRFLVFLPQDNHIGISQRIGDDAERDQLRKRMETLLPGDHCGYIIRTNADHASDDELRADIDYLNLIWADIKQSAQTKPAKSLLFQDLSLQLRVLRDMVTEEIETVHVDSRENFQRMTEFASRFVADVLPKIQHYSGERPLFELYGVEAEIERALSRRVNLKFGGYLIIDQTEAMTTVDVNTGGFVGTRSFDDTIFKTNLEATQVIARQLRLRNLGGIIIVDFIDMDNEEHKTAVIAELKKALARDRTKITVSGFTSLGLIEITRKRTRESLAHILCEPCPTCQGRGEVKTPQTICYEILREILREAKQFNASEYRILASQAVIDMFLDEESANLAQLVDFIGKPIYLQVESAYSQEQFDVVLV from the coding sequence ATGAAAGAACAAATTCTCGTCAACATCACCCCGCAAGAAACACGTGTAGCCACTATTGAAGATGCGGTAGTACAAGATATTCATATCGAGCGAACGGCACATCGCGGCTTAGTGGGTAATATCTATTTGGGCTTGGTCAAACGGGTTCTGCCAGGGATGCAGAGCGCCTTTATTGAAATTGGCCTTGAACGTGCCGCTTTTTTGCATATTGCAGATGTAATCCAGCAACGCCAAAACCCGAATGAGCCTCAGCGCATAGAACGCATCTTGCACGAGGGCCAGGCGGTGATGGTGCAAGTAATCAAAGACCCCATCGGCACCAAAGGCGCACGCCTTTCAACGCAAATTAGCATTGCCGGGCGGTTTTTGGTGTTTTTGCCGCAAGACAATCACATCGGTATTTCGCAACGAATTGGCGACGATGCCGAACGTGATCAATTACGCAAACGTATGGAAACGCTGCTACCGGGCGATCATTGTGGCTATATTATTCGCACCAACGCCGACCATGCATCCGATGATGAACTGCGCGCCGATATTGATTACCTCAATTTAATTTGGGCCGACATCAAACAGAGTGCGCAGACTAAGCCAGCTAAATCACTACTATTTCAAGACTTATCACTGCAATTGCGCGTTCTACGCGATATGGTGACCGAAGAAATCGAAACCGTACACGTCGACAGCCGCGAAAACTTCCAGCGGATGACCGAATTTGCCTCGCGCTTCGTAGCCGACGTGCTACCTAAAATTCAACATTATTCAGGTGAACGCCCGCTGTTTGAACTTTATGGCGTTGAAGCAGAAATTGAGCGAGCATTGAGCCGCCGCGTCAATCTGAAATTTGGTGGGTATTTAATTATCGACCAAACCGAAGCAATGACGACGGTTGATGTCAACACCGGTGGTTTTGTCGGCACCCGTTCATTTGACGACACGATTTTCAAAACCAATCTGGAAGCCACACAAGTCATTGCACGCCAACTGCGGCTGCGTAATTTAGGCGGTATTATCATCGTCGACTTTATCGATATGGATAATGAAGAACATAAAACTGCCGTGATCGCTGAATTGAAAAAAGCTTTAGCGCGTGATCGCACCAAAATTACCGTCAGTGGTTTTACCAGTCTCGGGCTAATCGAAATTACGCGCAAACGCACCCGCGAATCGCTAGCCCACATCCTGTGCGAGCCCTGCCCGACTTGCCAAGGGCGCGGCGAAGTTAAAACCCCGCAGACGATTTGCTATGAAATTTTGCGCGAGATTTTGCGCGAAGCGAAGCAATTCAATGCCAGTGAATACCGTATTTTGGCCTCGCAAGCCGTGATTGATATGTTCTTAGATGAAGAATCGGCTAACCTTGCACAACTAGTCGACTTTATTGGCAAACCAATTTACTTGCAGGTTGAAAGTGCCTACTCACAAGAACAATTTGACGTGGTATTAGTCTAG